In the Struthio camelus isolate bStrCam1 chromosome 16, bStrCam1.hap1, whole genome shotgun sequence genome, CCTTCCTGCCTGCCAGTATGGAGACGCTGGTGTGCCTTCAACCCCACCACTGCCAGGGGCTGAAATAGAGCACTGCCTTACAGGCTTGAGCCTTACAAGCAACACAGTAAGAGCTATCTGCACCAACACTCGTGCGGTGCAGATGGAGCAGATCCACCACAGCACCAGAGCACTTGTTTCTCAGGCCAGAGACAAAGCTGACACTCACTGTCACCCCAGCCACCAGGTCCCCTCAACCCGAGGGAGTGCAGCTGAGCACCCAGTCCTGTCAtttccaccctcctcctcgctCTAGGCCAttagggcacagcccccttcttcCAAGCATCTTTCCAAGACCATCCTCATAGCACAGGGCTCTCAAGCCCGGCCGCGCGCAAGCAGTATCTGGCGGTCCTCAGCAGGACAGTCAGGTTCCCATTTCTTACCACTAGCTTCTCATGTGTCCCCGCAGCCAGTCCTGCGTCTCCCAGCACCGGGCAGGGAGATCACTGCAACCCGTGCACTACTGGCAGTTCGCAAACCCGTGGCCTCCTTTCACAAGGGCCCTGCAGTCTCTCCCTGTTACGCTGACCTCATTGGTACAGTGATATGACCGAAACACGGTTGTCACAGTCCCAAGAGGGCGCACACACACATCAGCCACATGGCCAGAGCGTATGTGCAGTTTCAGTCGTGCAACCAGGATATCTCTGTTCACATGCAAGCTGTTTCCCTGTCTTCATCAGAGAGCAGGCGTCACGCCTGTCCAAGCGGACAGCAGAATGGCAATGTCCTGGACATGTAATGGCTACGCACTGAGCACGTGGCAGGGCAGGGCCGTGATCTGTTGCCTCTGCGTCATAAGAAGGCTGTAGAGGTGCTGGACTCTGCTGTTTGTGGCACAGAGCCAGGACCTGAGGTTCAATCATGGCCTGGACTGCCACACTTCAGGAGCAGTCGTTCAGCCCCACGAGAAGCACCTTGTCCCGCGCTCGGTACCAAACTGGAAGGCAGCCAGGTGACAACGCTGGTTAGGGACAAACAAGTGTTCACTCCCAAGCACAGAGTAGTTCACACACACCTTGGAAGGCTGAGTAAACAGATACAGTTCTCGACCAGCATTAACTTACCTTGGGCTGTTGCTTGCTTTGCACCTCTTATGCAGAGCAAAAGGGAGCCCCTGGTGCAGTGATCCTGGGCTGTGCGTCCCGCGTGCTGTCACACCACAAGCTCCTCCATCAGACCCAGATGGGCTCTGCAAAACCAGCTTGTTGCACTGCAGCCAGGCAGCGTATCTGGCAGTGGGGTCCGCAGGGAAATGTTTGTTTCTCATGCAGCAAACACCACTGAAATCTGGGCGAGTTCACACACCAGCCAGTATTCTCACTACTTGGAGAGCCATCTGCCACTCACCTGACTgtgtttctcctttctccagggACCGGATTGCTCGGATTGGTCTGGGAGTGATCCTGAATTTAGCCAAGGAGCGAGACATTCCCCAGCTGGCACAGAGCGTCTCTGGCATCCTGGAGCATATGTTCAAACACACTGAGGAGACCTGCTTCCAGCTCATCTCTGATGGAGGCCTGGATGCTATCCTCTACTGGTGCCGCTGGACGGACCCCATTGTGCTGCGTCACTGTGCCATGGCCTTGGCCAACTGTGCCATGTATGGAGGGCAGGCCAACCAGCGCCTCATGATTGAGAAGAAGACGGCAGAGTGGCTTTTCCCACTGGTGTTCTCAAGGGATGATGAGCTGATCCGCCTGCATGCGTGCCTGGCCATCACGGTGCTGGCCACCAACAAAGAAATCGAGAAGGAGGTGGAGCGGTCGGGGACCCTAGCTCTAGTGGAGCCCTTCATCGCCTCTGTAGATCCAGGGCAGTTTGCATGTGACATGTTGGACAGCAGTGATAACAGCCAAGGAAGGACAGCTGATGACCTGCAGCGCCTGGTACCCTTGCTGGACAGCTCGCGGCTGGAGGCACAGTGCATCGCTGCCTTCTACCTCTGCACAGAGGCTGCCATCAAAAccaggcagaagaaaacaaaggtaaAGGGTAGGTCGGCCAGCAGGAAGAAGATGCAAAAGGGAAGGGGTTCCACGATTGCATCCTGGTGTCCTTTGTTCCCCTCTGAGCCCAGAGTACCTGAGCCTGAGGATGGCCCAGCACAGGTTATTGGGACAAGGAGGGGGAAGCGAAGTCATGTGTCTTTCCTTTGTGTCCCCAGATTTTCAGTGAGATTGGGGCTACACAGAGCCTGAAGAGGATAGTGTGCTACTCCACCAGTGGCACCACCTCTTCCCTGGCCAAAAAGGTGCTGCGCATGATAGGGGAGGAGGTGCCTCGGCGAATTCTGCCCACTGTTCCCAACTGGAAAACCTTTGAGGTGCAGACGTGGCTGCAGCAGATTGGATTCAACAAATACTGCCAGAGCTTCCTGGTAGGGCGCGTGCCGAGGGGAGGAACAGCTGGGTGGGCCCTTTTGCTCCATCCTGCAGCAGAGGTGGGAGCATCTAACCCAAGAAGCTTCTCCTGTACCACCCTGTCCCAGCATCTCTGCACACACATCGTCACTTGGTGACGGAGAAATTGTTGGCCAGAATGGCTGCTTGCCCTTCTGGGGCTCCAGGACTAAGGGAGGCTACTGGGGAAGAACAGTGTCTTCTGCCACCAGTCCCTTCTCCACAGAAGTcgtccttccttcctcctctctcataCAGCCCCGTAGGCACCGAGTCGAGGTGCTGTCCCAGAGAGAACCAAACTCTTGGGGACAGAGGCTTGTGTGTGCCAGGTCTCCTTCAGTCCTGACCTAGGCGTGCTAATTCTGTGAGAGCCGGCTGAGCTGCAGGAGGACTAGGCAGGCTGTGCAAAGCGGCTGTCTCCCGGTGGCGGGACAACGGCTTTGCACCCCTGAGCTGTTCCCAgcccagcatgccctgcaggtTTCTGCAGCCCCTGCCTGTGGTTCTCTTGGCAGGACCACCAGGTGGATGGGGACATACTCCTGCGATTGACagagaaggagctgcaggaggattTGGGGATGGACTCCAGCATCACTCGGAAGAGGTAGGAACTTATCCCAGGAGCACTCCTAGCGCACGCTGGCCTCTCCCTGGCAGCCACCACCGTGGCAGAGCCGGGGGATTTATGCCCTTCTCTTCCTGCAAAGGCAAGAACAGAGGGAGACCTGGACAGTGCAGTATGCAGGCCCAGAGGGATTCCTGCAATGGGGCCAATGCCCCAGAGAGGTGTGCATGGCGAGTGATTATCTGTTGCATAGAAATTGAGGAGAGATCCTGCACATTACCCAGAAAAATGGGAACTTACCTGGGCTTTTCCTCCCTTGGCTGAGCTCCTCAGGCCTCCGTGTTCTGATGGTCAATGCTCCCACAATCAGGCAGCTGGTTTGtctctttctccatttcttttgttCATTCTTTATCACAGCATGTAAGTGCACTCTCTCCTGTGCAGATAAAAGCCATATGTTATCAAGCATCTCTAGGCCCTGTCTGGTTCAGTAATTCCCCCTCCCCGCTCAACCCTTTCATCTGTTGCTCTGCCAGGTTTTTCCGGGAGCTGACAGAGCTTAAGACGTTTGCAAACTATTCCACCTGCGACCGCAGCAACCTGGCTGACTGGTTGGGCAGCATCGACCCCAAGTTTCGCCAGTACACATACAATCTGCTGACATGTGGCATCAACCGCAACTTCTTGCACCGTGTGAcggagcagcagctgcaggaagacTGCCATATCGACTTGGGTTTCCACCGCGTCCGCATTCTCTCTGCTGCTAGGGGTGcgggctctgctgctctgctcagcctGAAGCAGGCGGGTGGGGGCAATGGGGGCAAGTATTGAGGCCGGGTTGGGTTGGGACAAATTGCTGGGCACTTTTAATTTTTGGTTGCCATTCACTTTGTCTAGAAATGCTTCACTCCCCTATAATGCCGCAAATTTCATCCAATGGGACTGATGTATTTATCAGCTACCGGAGGAGCACTGGGTGCCAGCTAGCCAGGTAGGTCCTGTGGGCAACACTATAATTCTGGGTTGAAGCCCAGAGCAAAGGTTGGTGAACAGTTTACCGGAAgagcctggagctggctgcacacaTGAGATAGGGAGCactgcaggctgcagctgggaggaaggtgggggGTTGGGGGCTGCCAAAGCTAAAATGCAAACAGGGGCAACAAATGCCAAAAGCTGCACGGCAAACAGGCTAACTCCCAGGCCCGTAACCACCATTCTGTCCCTCTTTGACATTGATTTACCTTTTCTTATGCTGTGCTCATAGGGCTATAGAGGATCACAGCAGGGAGTTAATGTCCTGCTCCTTGTCTTTCCTGCATGAGCCCAGACACCTGTAAGCGGGCAGGGCTGGCAGCTGACATCCccagtgccatgctgtgctgtgcaggagcCTGTTCGCTGCTCCTCTGTCTCACATCTCGGCCGACGTGGTGGGAGAGTGCTTGAAATCCAGGCACTGGCGGCAGAGCTCCTCACGATGCTTTCTCCTCTCACCACCAGCCTGCTGAAGGTCCACCTGCAGTTGCACGGCTTCAGCGTGTTCATCGATGTGGAGAAGCTGGAGGCTGGAAAGTTTGAGGACAAGCTGATCCAGAGTGTCATGAGTGCCCGCAATTTTGTGCTGGTCCTCTCACCAAATGCACTGGATAAATGCATGGGAGACCCTGAATGCAAGGACTGGGTGCACAAGGTAAGAGATGCAGAAAATGGGAGCATGGTGTGAGCAGGAGAGGGCTGGTGATGGACCGACACAGGCCACAGCCTGAGCACTGCACGTTTCCCACAGGAGATTGTGACAGCCCTGAACTCTGGAAAGAATATTGTGCCAGTTACAGACCATTTTGAGTGGCCTGATCCACAGACACTTCCCGAGGACATGAGAGCTGTCCTGAAATTTAACAGCATCAAGTAAGTAGGAGAAGCCTGTGCTATGGGGTACCCTGGCATCACAACAGAGTGGCTTGCATAAGCAGTAGCAAGGCGCACAAGAAAACTGGGGGAAACAGATGAGGGAGGCAGAACAGGCCAAAGGGGAGGCGAGTCACTTGAGGTACTCCAGAGCATGAAGAGAGCAAAGGTCCCCACTGTAAACCTTCTGCTTTTGCGCTTGGGACTCATCCGGATAAACAGAGTTTTCTGCCTAACCTCCTCTGGGAGAAAACCCATCTTTGCCACCCCTGTCCCCCAGGCAGAGTGACACTGGCATGTTCCCAGTTTGCTGTCCTCCAGCCAGACCGGGTGCCttttgcctcctgcttcactgtaGGGTAGCACCGTTCCAGGCCAGCTTTCCAAACTGCACGTAGCCCTCCAACAGGGTCCAGGGGAAGGGGGCTTTCCTGTAACATTTAGTGTTCCTCTATTTTCCACAGGGAAAAGGGGTGTTCCTAGAGAGCTGGGCTGGATGTGGAGGAAGGGGATCTCTGGCCCATGGTCCAAGTGTGCTGAGCTATGTTGCAGTGTCTCATACAACAGAAAATTTAACTATGATTTTCCCCTCCATCACAGATGGTCCCATGAATACCAAGAGGCCACAATTGACAAAATCATCCGCTTTCTCCAGGGCCGTTCCTCCCGGGATTCTTCGGCTGGCTCAGAGAATGGCCTGGACTGCTTGCCCTCTCTTGGACAGACCTAGAAACAAGACAGCTACCTCATTCCCTCCAGAGATTTTCCAGGTGACCCCCTTTCCAGTGGGGCCAAATCTCTCCCTTTAGACCTTTCCCCATCTTAGTGCTGCCCAACAATCTCCTGGCCCACCTCTTGGCTTGAGACAAGGCCTGTGGCTGGGGCAACCACAGGGCTTTAGTCCTTCTTTACCCCAAAATGCAAGCCCTTAGCACTAGAAGGCCAGTACTCACTTATCTGGTGCCTGGAGCTAAGCCTGGTGGACCCACTTGAGGAGGGACTGGTTGTCTTGCACATCCTCCCTTCAGGTGGCTGCTGGCCTAGGCAGGACATTCAGGCTATGCCTCCCACAGCGCAGGGGGTGCACAGGAGACGAGCATGGTCTGACCCACACTTAAACACTGCAGCACCACCCAAAAACATGTCCAAAGAGGAGGGATCCTCTGAGGACTGTAAGGTGGAGGAGAAACGAGGCGTCACAGCAggatgcagaagagaaaagaggggTTGAGAGGAAAGAGATCGTGAGCATCTTATAGCCTCTGCTGGGTCCTCGGAACGTCATTAAGGTCAGAAGCTCCCGGGAGAAAAGGGCAAACACAAGCTAAGCCCTAAGGAAATCTCCATGTTTGGGGAAGATAATGCATTCAGGCAGGGAGTGTCAGGCTCTTCTCAACAGCTTGGGCAGAAACTTCCTCTCCCTCATTAATGCCCCTTTAACACCTGAGCTCTCTCCCTCGAGGCCTTGCCCTTCCTAATGCTGCATAACCACTTTGTGCTCTTAGCTCTGGCCATAGAAATTTAGTTTTAGATCCAGTGAAGTTTCCAAAGGGTCTTTGCAGGAAGGGCTTTTAAAACAACCCCTTATCCTACATCTGATATCTCAGCTTTGCCACTTTATCAGGTCCTTATATACAGGGCACAGGAGACTGGTTTGGGACTCTGGAAAATATATTACCATGCAGATATGGAAGAGGGTAGTTGCTGTACTGTACCTGTGGTGTTATTATACACTGGCTGTATTTTATTCTGTTGTTGGTTCTTCGCTACAGATTTCCTATGGTTTGTTCTTCAAACAGGAGCTGGTTCATTTCTTTGCTGACTGGCACTTGCCCGACAGCCCTGGCTACACTCCTCAAGCTCAGGATTGTGCCTACTCTCTGCTGGATGCAGTGCCAGGTAGCAATTGTTTCCACGTCCCTTCTTCTGATCCCTTTTCAATACCCACCAGATCCTTTTGCAGCTACTCACCTTGAAACGTCAGGAAAGGGCTAAAGTCAATGAAAAGGGCAGATGGAGGCTGCTAGGTGTGAGCAGGACTGGCCAGCACCTGCTGTTAACACTACAGTTGAGGAATCTCAGGCACCTCAACATGCCTCCTCTGAATTCTGCTCTCTCGGCCTTGTCCCACTTCTCACACTTGCTTGGAGGGTGAGCGGGCTCTCAACAAGGTATCATTTTGCAATTAAGACCCAAAACTGCAGCTCTTTCTGATGCAGAGCAAAAGGATGCCCCAATCCACAGTACACACAGCCCTCCTACAAGGAGTGAGAGCAAGCCATGGCTAGGGAACTCCAGCCTGCCTGACACTCTGGGGAGCTGGCTGATGCACCCCTGCTGCAGAACATAAGGCAGAAAGCTCCTCAGTCTGTCCCTGCTCAGAATAACCCTAACCTTTCAGGAGGTAATGAGGAGGCTCAGCTATGTTCCAGTCCAGGAGTCACCGAGTCACCGTGTCCTTCTCCTGGCCCTCCCTGAAGCCTTGCTGCCTGCCTTAACTTTCAGGAACACAAGCATTTGCTTTGGCTTAGATTCATGAATATCTGAGGGGAAAACAAATTCTAGTGCTTAATCACATCTTTACGGATAGTTCTTACCAGCTCACAGTTAATGGCATCTCTGCTTTCTGGGGAAAGAAGGTTAATGGCCATATCCGCCCAGCATTAATCAGAAACAATCTAATCTTCAGATTAAATATGAGGAAGCCAGCAGATGAGCCCAAAGGTGAACCTGCCAAAGGATAAAAGCCACAGGGCTTTTATGTGAGCTGCTCCAGGGAAAGGTTTTGAGTCACTGACTGAAGGTCAAGGCCCCCATGCCCACTGAAGGAGTCCCACACAAAGAGTCCTAAAGATTTTGCTGCCTACAACACTACACAAAACCCCTAGAAAGATACCAGAAGCAAGAATCTTGTATAAAAAGGGTTTCTGGTTTCCCAGGAGCTTTCTGTCATTTAACCTTTTCACCCACCATTCAATATAGAGAAGATTTAGTTGTCTTCTACAGCTTAGGTGGTTTTGCCTGCAATGAGAACCCATCTCTTGCTCCAGCTGCCCAGACTGTAACTCTTCCTGTTTCCCCATCATTCTATTACCTTCACCCCAATGAACTTGCTCTGCTCTTGGCAAAGCATCCCATATCCAACCCCTTCCAGTCAGAGCAGAAGATCCTGAAGAGATAAATGCTTCCCCGTTCTCATCTTTTCTTATTCCTTTGTCATGTCATATCAGAAAGACTTCAAAGTTGTTCTATCAGCTACTGTTAATAAATTTGGTTTATACTCTAAATCCCCATCTCTTTTTGTTTGTGTCATGTGCCTGCAGCCTTCTCCCACCTGTTCTCTTGCCATCATGCTTTCTCATCCTCTGAGGGGGCTGACAACAGAATTCTAAGTTGTCCAGACACCGTTCTCTGTGGGAGCCCACACTTCGTGCTCATCCCTGCATGGCCTCGTGTAGCTCGCTATATTCCACTTGCTGCCTGCAGTCACGCTACTTGGACCGTGTATTTGCTTCAGGGTTGTAGTTCTTGGAAGAGAGCCTACATTTTTGTCTATAATAGTTCCCACTGAACTTCTCCTTTGCAAGCACAGTGACACataaacaggaaaggagagccAGTACATAACAGTTTCACTTCACTGTAGTGTTTAGCAACTGGTAGCATCAGCATCCATGGACTCTGTTGGTGAACTTCACAACCAGTTCAGCCACAAACATCTAACACAGCATTCACAGCATGCCCTCTTTTGGCTGGAGGCTAATTCTGGGCTTAGCCTTTGAATTGCACAAGTAACTCCTGCTTATGTCCACTGGCACAGCTAAAAGAATCAAGTGGCGTAATACCAAGTTCTTAAAACCTCCCCACATCTTCATCTTCTGTCTTCTCACTCGCAAATTCTCCTGTTCTTATCAACAAACTCCTAATGAACAGGGAACAAAGTTGTATATCAGCATTTCACGTTTACTGTGTATTCAAGGACGGGCTACAGAGTAAGCTGCAAGCTTCACTCTGGTATTCAGGAAAAGCAGGTTATAGCATCTTGCAAGTCCCACAACTGCATTCCTCCTGACTCGAGGCTCTGACATACTCATTCCCCACACAGCAGATAACTTCCTGCTGTTGCTTCTTTACTGCAAAGTCTTAATTGAATAGTGAAGCATGAAAATAGTGGAGAGATAAGCACCGCATGAGTCAAGGACAAATCATACAAATAGCTGTACCACAAAAGCTATCTTTTTTATGAGCCATaaaagaaaatggagattttATTAATTCTGGAAGTAACATATCTGCTAAGCAATTTCACAGTAAGGACGTTACTGCCTACATCTCTGAACGCTGGGTACAATGCTTATCATCAGAACTGTTCATTTATTACAGTTTGAAGAAAATATGATTGAGGCAATgcttaattgcttttaaaagaacaattagGAATAATAGGAACACTGGGGTTTGGGAAAACAACTACGTAAGTGGCTTGCTGGCATCAATCTACCCTGAGAAGGTCAGCCCAAGAGAGGTCACATAGACAAAATTATGCCTCATACAACATAATATTTCACCTCTAAAGATACCAGTCTTGTCCCCACACCAGATCATCCCAACAGCACAGTCTACCAATTAGAAAGGACTGCTTCTGGCTCTACCGTAAACACAGCAGCAGTTTCACAAGCCTTCTAGCACATACTTCTCAAAGTTGGACCCTTAAATTTATAATGTAAAGGTCTTAAGGGAGGGGGCCCAATTTTGTCAATTTTAGCCTTAACTTTGTCAGTTTTAGCCACTGCCAATCAAGGTACCAGCTTGTGCCTTAGTATTCTCACCTGAGCTATTACTTCTCATAACGACCTTCAAAATCCTGGGCTGAGTTGCACATGGACAAACAGGACGTGCCACTGGCGCTTGCAACTACAGGTGCTTCATGCATTAGATGTCATAGAGGACACATCTAACTTGTGAAACCAAAACCAGTTTACTAAGTAGTGACAACAACAGCACTCCTGTGAAAAACTACTGCTTATGATAAGGATTTTTGCAGGAGCCTAGCATGGACTATGACATTGATGCAATTCTTTTATTCACAACACACTGATCTGGAACACAGCCCTCTTTCCTTGGTAGCACACCGATGGGCTACTCGTCTGCTTCAGCTCTGCTCTACAACTCTCATCCACGCCAACAGCTGATCTGCTGCACACTGCA is a window encoding:
- the SARM1 gene encoding NAD(+) hydrolase SARM1 isoform X2, giving the protein MVLTLLVSVYKLCRFFAMSGTERLVVPDCVSQPGWWAGGGSSREHREVSPGVNMDVQVALDRILPALHLAISSAKQAAGPAELRRALAEVFQLVEEAWGMPTLGRDVAKALCDAIRLEGGLDLLLNLLNTAELETKCQAGKLLEQILVAENRDRIARIGLGVILNLAKERDIPQLAQSVSGILEHMFKHTEETCFQLISDGGLDAILYWCRWTDPIVLRHCAMALANCAMYGGQANQRLMIEKKTAEWLFPLVFSRDDELIRLHACLAITVLATNKEIEKEVERSGTLALVEPFIASVDPGQFACDMLDSSDNSQGRTADDLQRLVPLLDSSRLEAQCIAAFYLCTEAAIKTRQKKTKIFSEIGATQSLKRIVCYSTSGTTSSLAKKVLRMIGEEVPRRILPTVPNWKTFEVQTWLQQIGFNKYCQSFLDHQVDGDILLRLTEKELQEDLGMDSSITRKRFFRELTELKTFANYSTCDRSNLADWLGSIDPKFRQYTYNLLTCGINRNFLHRVTEQQLQEDCHIDLGFHRVRILSAAREMLHSPIMPQISSNGTDVFISYRRSTGCQLASLLKVHLQLHGFSVFIDVEKLEAGKFEDKLIQSVMSARNFVLVLSPNALDKCMGDPECKDWVHKEIVTALNSGKNIVPVTDHFEWPDPQTLPEDMRAVLKFNSIKWSHEYQEATIDKIIRFLQGRSSRDSSAGSENGLDCLPSLGQT
- the SARM1 gene encoding NAD(+) hydrolase SARM1 isoform X1, whose protein sequence is MVLTLLVSVYKLCRFFAMSGTERLVVPDCVSQPGWWAGGGSSREHREVSPGVNMDVQVALDRILPALHLAISSAKQAAGPAELRRALAEVFQLVEEAWGMPTLGRDVAKALCDAIRLEGGLDLLLNLLNTAELETKCQAGKLLEQILVAENRDRIARIGLGVILNLAKERDIPQLAQSVSGILEHMFKHTEETCFQLISDGGLDAILYWCRWTDPIVLRHCAMALANCAMYGGQANQRLMIEKKTAEWLFPLVFSRDDELIRLHACLAITVLATNKEIEKEVERSGTLALVEPFIASVDPGQFACDMLDSSDNSQGRTADDLQRLVPLLDSSRLEAQCIAAFYLCTEAAIKTRQKKTKIFSEIGATQSLKRIVCYSTSGTTSSLAKKVLRMIGEEVPRRILPTVPNWKTFEVQTWLQQIGFNKYCQSFLDHQVDGDILLRLTEKELQEDLGMDSSITRKRFFRELTELKTFANYSTCDRSNLADWLGSIDPKFRQYTYNLLTCGINRNFLHRVTEQQLQEDCHIDLGFHRVRILSAAREMLHSPIMPQISSNGTDVFISYRRSTGCQLASLLKVHLQLHGFSVFIDVEKLEAGKFEDKLIQSVMSARNFVLVLSPNALDKCMGDPECKDWVHKEIVTALNSGKNIVPVTDHFEWPDPQTLPEDMRAVLKFNSIKAVPPGILRLAQRMAWTACPLLDRPRNKTATSFPPEIFQELVHFFADWHLPDSPGYTPQAQDCAYSLLDAVPGGNEEAQLCSSPGVTESPCPSPGPP